The Plasmodium reichenowi strain SY57 chromosome Unknown, whole genome shotgun sequence sequence aTTTGTTGTTCTATTTGTGCAATGTTTTTctcatataattttttttttattaggAAGGGTATTACATTctcatttatatttttattttctttatttgtAGTTAATTCGTCGGAATTATCACACtttaattctttaaaaatattatcattaaaaatatcctctttatattttttatcatcattttgtatattctcttttatttcttcatatattttctcat is a genomic window containing:
- a CDS encoding hypothetical protein (conserved Plasmodium protein, unknown function), with protein sequence NENMNYDILEDDIFKELNEKIYEEIKENIQNDDKKYKEDIFNDNIFKELKCDNSDELTTNKENKNINENVIPFLIKKKLYEKNIAQIEQQIQNDKLNKMMKTKEIILDMLTIIKNRKLNIL